AATCCGGCGCTTTCAGGGAGCTTCGGACCTCATGTCCGGGCTCCTTTTTCAGTTGACCGGGCCAAGGCCCCTGATTAAGCTGTTCCTATTCCGACCTGATTCCCATGCAAGAGAGGTGAACCATGCCCCGCACCCTGTTGGCAGGCCTGCTGATCCTGGCCCTGGCCGCCGGCCTGGCCCTGGCGCAAAATCCCCCTGACTTGGCGGCCCAGGGCAAAAAGCTCTATGAGGACAACTGCGCCGACTGCCATCGCTCAAGCGGCGAGGGCCTGCCGGTGAAATTCCCCGCCCTCAAAGGCAGTGCTTTTGTTCAGGGCGACCCCGAGCCGGTGATTGAGATTTTGCTCAACGGCCGCCGGGGAAAGCTGGGCCGCATGCCCGCCTGGCGGGAGCACTTTAACGACCAGGAAATCGCCGCAGTGGCCACCTATATCCGCAGCGCCTGGGGGAACAAGGCGCCGGCGGTCA
Above is a genomic segment from Desulfobaccales bacterium containing:
- a CDS encoding cytochrome c, producing the protein MPRTLLAGLLILALAAGLALAQNPPDLAAQGKKLYEDNCADCHRSSGEGLPVKFPALKGSAFVQGDPEPVIEILLNGRRGKLGRMPAWREHFNDQEIAAVATYIRSAWGNKAPAVTPESVAAARKKK